From the Lepus europaeus isolate LE1 chromosome 12, mLepTim1.pri, whole genome shotgun sequence genome, one window contains:
- the ZBTB5 gene encoding zinc finger and BTB domain-containing protein 5 isoform X1, translating to MRRIMDFPGHFEQIFQQLNYQRLHGQLCDCVIVVGNRHFKAHRSVLAACSTHFRALFSVAEGDQTMNMIQLDSEVVTAEAFAALIDMMYTSTLMLGESNVMDVLLAASHLHLNSVVKACKHYLTTRTLPMSPPSERVQEQSARMQRSFMLQQLGLSIVSSALTSSQGGEEQPAPMSSSLRGNLDQRAPFPIRRLHKRKQSAEERARQRLRPPVDESAVSDVTPDNGPSGLHSREEFFSPDSLKIVDNAKADGMADNPEDGAIMFDQTFGAQEDAQVPSQSDNSAGNMGQLSMASRATQVETGFEQEAAAEKGGFQCENPEVGLGEKEHMRVVVKAEPLSSPEPQDEVSDVTSQAEGSESVEVEGVVVSAEKIDLSPESSDRSFSDPQSSTDRVGDIHILEVTNNLEHKSSFSISNFLNKSRGSNFGANQNSDDNIPNTTSDCRLEGEAPYLLSPEAGPAGGPSAPGSHVENPFSEPADSHFVRPVQEVMGLPCVQTSGYQGGEQFGMDFSRPGLGLHSSFSRVMMGSPRGGASNFPYYRRIAPKMPVVTSVRSSQIPENTASSQLMMNGASSSFENSHPSQPGPPQLTRASADVLSKCKKALSEHNVLVVEGARKYACKICCKTFLTLTDCKKHIRVHTGEKPYACLKCGKRFSQSSHLYKHSKTTCLRWQSSNLPSTLL from the coding sequence GATCATGGATTTTCCTGGTCACTTTGAACAGATCTTCCAGCAGCTGAACTACCAGAGACTTCACGGCCAGCTCTGTGATTGTGTCATAGTCGTGGGGAACAGGCATTTTAAAGCCCACCGCTCGGTGCTTGCGGCATGCAGCACGCATTTCCGAGCCCTGTTCTCGGTGGCAGAGGGAGACCAGACCATGAACATGATCCAGCTGGATAGCGAGGTAGTGACAGCGGAGGCCTTTGCGGCGCTGATTGACATGATGTATACGTCCACCCTCATGCTGGGGGAGAGCAACGTTATGGACGTCTTATTGGCAGCCTCTCACCTGCACTTGAACTCTGTTGTTAAGGCGTGTAAACATTACCTAACGACAAGGACGCTGCCCATGTCTCCCCCCAGTGAGCGCGTTCAGGAGCAGAGCGCCCGCATGCAGCGCTCCTTtatgctgcagcagctggggctgagcatcGTGAGCTCAGCCCTCACTTCCAGCCAGGGTGGCGAGGAGCAGCCGGCCCCCATGAGCTCCTCCCTGCGTGGGAACCTGGACCAGCGAGCGCCCTTCCCCATCAGGCGCCTTCACAAGCGCAAGCAGTCTGCCGAGGAGCGGGCTAGACAGCGCCTCCGGCCCCCGGTGGACGAGTCGGCCGTCTCCGATGTGACCCCAGATAATGGGCCTTCGGGGCTTCACTCTCGGGAAGAGTTCTTCTCACCCGATTCTCTGAAAATCGTGGATAACGCGAAAGCCGACGGGATGGCCGACAACCCGGAAGATGGTGCTATCATGTTTGACCAGACTTTCGGCGCTCAGGAAGATGCCCAGGTGCCCAGCCAATCTGACAACAGCGCTGGCAACATGGGGCAGCTGTCTATGGCCTCGCGTGCAACTCAGGTGGAGACTGGTTTTGAGCAGGAAGCGGCAGCTGAGAAGGGGGGTTTTCAGTGTGAGAACCCCGAGGTGGGCCTCGGGGAGAAGGAGCACATGAGAGTGGTGGTGAAGGCAGAGCCCCTGAGCTCACCTGAGCCTCAGGATGAAGTGAGCGATGTGACCTCCCAGGCAGAGGGCAGCGAGTCTGTGGAAGTGGAAGGCGTCGTGGTCAGCGCTGAGAAGATCGACCTGAGCCCCGAAAGCAGTGACCGGAGTTTCTCAGATCCCCAGTCGAGCACGGACAGGGTAGGCGACATCCACATTTTGGAAGTCACAAATAACCTAGAGCATAAGTCTTCTTTTAGCATTTCAAATTTTCTAAACAAGAGCAGAGGAAGTAACTTCGGTGCAAATCAGAACAGTGATGATAACATCCCAAACACCACGAGTGACTGCAGGCTGGAGGGCGAGGCCCCCTACTTGCTGAGTCCAGAGGCTGGGCCTGCAGGCGGGCCCTCTGCCCCTGGCTCCCATGTGGAGAACCCGTTCAGTGAGCCTGCAGACTCCCACTTTGTCAGGCCCGTGCAGGAGGTGATGGGCCTGCCCTGTGTGCAGACTTCAGGCTACCAAGGAGGAGAACAGTTTGGGATGGATTTTTCCAGGCCTGGCTTGGGCCTCCACTCCTCCTTCTCCAGGGTAATGATGGGTTCCCCAAGAGGAGGAGCCAGTAACTTTCCATACTACCGCCGCATAGCTCCCAAAATGCCAGTTGTAACTTCCGTCAGGAGCTCACAGATCCCAGAAAACActgccagttcccagctaatgatGAATGGGGCCTCGTCCTCATTTGAAAACAGTCACCCTTCCCAGCCTGGCCCTCCGCAGTTGACTAGGGCTTCCGCTGACGTCCTGTCAAAGTGCAAGAAAGCCTTGTCAGAGCACAATGTGCTGGTCGTGGAGGGAGCACGCAAGTACGCCTGCAAAATCTGCTGCAAAACTTTCCTGACTCTGACCGATTGCAAGAAGCACATCCGCGTTCACACAGGCGAGAAGCCCTACGCCTGCCTCAAGTGCGGCAAGCGGTTTAGTCAGTCGAGCCATCTGTACAAACACTCGAAGACCACCTGCCTGCGCTGGCAGAGCAGCAATCTGCCCAGCACTTTGCTCTAA
- the ZBTB5 gene encoding zinc finger and BTB domain-containing protein 5 isoform X2 yields MDFPGHFEQIFQQLNYQRLHGQLCDCVIVVGNRHFKAHRSVLAACSTHFRALFSVAEGDQTMNMIQLDSEVVTAEAFAALIDMMYTSTLMLGESNVMDVLLAASHLHLNSVVKACKHYLTTRTLPMSPPSERVQEQSARMQRSFMLQQLGLSIVSSALTSSQGGEEQPAPMSSSLRGNLDQRAPFPIRRLHKRKQSAEERARQRLRPPVDESAVSDVTPDNGPSGLHSREEFFSPDSLKIVDNAKADGMADNPEDGAIMFDQTFGAQEDAQVPSQSDNSAGNMGQLSMASRATQVETGFEQEAAAEKGGFQCENPEVGLGEKEHMRVVVKAEPLSSPEPQDEVSDVTSQAEGSESVEVEGVVVSAEKIDLSPESSDRSFSDPQSSTDRVGDIHILEVTNNLEHKSSFSISNFLNKSRGSNFGANQNSDDNIPNTTSDCRLEGEAPYLLSPEAGPAGGPSAPGSHVENPFSEPADSHFVRPVQEVMGLPCVQTSGYQGGEQFGMDFSRPGLGLHSSFSRVMMGSPRGGASNFPYYRRIAPKMPVVTSVRSSQIPENTASSQLMMNGASSSFENSHPSQPGPPQLTRASADVLSKCKKALSEHNVLVVEGARKYACKICCKTFLTLTDCKKHIRVHTGEKPYACLKCGKRFSQSSHLYKHSKTTCLRWQSSNLPSTLL; encoded by the coding sequence ATGGATTTTCCTGGTCACTTTGAACAGATCTTCCAGCAGCTGAACTACCAGAGACTTCACGGCCAGCTCTGTGATTGTGTCATAGTCGTGGGGAACAGGCATTTTAAAGCCCACCGCTCGGTGCTTGCGGCATGCAGCACGCATTTCCGAGCCCTGTTCTCGGTGGCAGAGGGAGACCAGACCATGAACATGATCCAGCTGGATAGCGAGGTAGTGACAGCGGAGGCCTTTGCGGCGCTGATTGACATGATGTATACGTCCACCCTCATGCTGGGGGAGAGCAACGTTATGGACGTCTTATTGGCAGCCTCTCACCTGCACTTGAACTCTGTTGTTAAGGCGTGTAAACATTACCTAACGACAAGGACGCTGCCCATGTCTCCCCCCAGTGAGCGCGTTCAGGAGCAGAGCGCCCGCATGCAGCGCTCCTTtatgctgcagcagctggggctgagcatcGTGAGCTCAGCCCTCACTTCCAGCCAGGGTGGCGAGGAGCAGCCGGCCCCCATGAGCTCCTCCCTGCGTGGGAACCTGGACCAGCGAGCGCCCTTCCCCATCAGGCGCCTTCACAAGCGCAAGCAGTCTGCCGAGGAGCGGGCTAGACAGCGCCTCCGGCCCCCGGTGGACGAGTCGGCCGTCTCCGATGTGACCCCAGATAATGGGCCTTCGGGGCTTCACTCTCGGGAAGAGTTCTTCTCACCCGATTCTCTGAAAATCGTGGATAACGCGAAAGCCGACGGGATGGCCGACAACCCGGAAGATGGTGCTATCATGTTTGACCAGACTTTCGGCGCTCAGGAAGATGCCCAGGTGCCCAGCCAATCTGACAACAGCGCTGGCAACATGGGGCAGCTGTCTATGGCCTCGCGTGCAACTCAGGTGGAGACTGGTTTTGAGCAGGAAGCGGCAGCTGAGAAGGGGGGTTTTCAGTGTGAGAACCCCGAGGTGGGCCTCGGGGAGAAGGAGCACATGAGAGTGGTGGTGAAGGCAGAGCCCCTGAGCTCACCTGAGCCTCAGGATGAAGTGAGCGATGTGACCTCCCAGGCAGAGGGCAGCGAGTCTGTGGAAGTGGAAGGCGTCGTGGTCAGCGCTGAGAAGATCGACCTGAGCCCCGAAAGCAGTGACCGGAGTTTCTCAGATCCCCAGTCGAGCACGGACAGGGTAGGCGACATCCACATTTTGGAAGTCACAAATAACCTAGAGCATAAGTCTTCTTTTAGCATTTCAAATTTTCTAAACAAGAGCAGAGGAAGTAACTTCGGTGCAAATCAGAACAGTGATGATAACATCCCAAACACCACGAGTGACTGCAGGCTGGAGGGCGAGGCCCCCTACTTGCTGAGTCCAGAGGCTGGGCCTGCAGGCGGGCCCTCTGCCCCTGGCTCCCATGTGGAGAACCCGTTCAGTGAGCCTGCAGACTCCCACTTTGTCAGGCCCGTGCAGGAGGTGATGGGCCTGCCCTGTGTGCAGACTTCAGGCTACCAAGGAGGAGAACAGTTTGGGATGGATTTTTCCAGGCCTGGCTTGGGCCTCCACTCCTCCTTCTCCAGGGTAATGATGGGTTCCCCAAGAGGAGGAGCCAGTAACTTTCCATACTACCGCCGCATAGCTCCCAAAATGCCAGTTGTAACTTCCGTCAGGAGCTCACAGATCCCAGAAAACActgccagttcccagctaatgatGAATGGGGCCTCGTCCTCATTTGAAAACAGTCACCCTTCCCAGCCTGGCCCTCCGCAGTTGACTAGGGCTTCCGCTGACGTCCTGTCAAAGTGCAAGAAAGCCTTGTCAGAGCACAATGTGCTGGTCGTGGAGGGAGCACGCAAGTACGCCTGCAAAATCTGCTGCAAAACTTTCCTGACTCTGACCGATTGCAAGAAGCACATCCGCGTTCACACAGGCGAGAAGCCCTACGCCTGCCTCAAGTGCGGCAAGCGGTTTAGTCAGTCGAGCCATCTGTACAAACACTCGAAGACCACCTGCCTGCGCTGGCAGAGCAGCAATCTGCCCAGCACTTTGCTCTAA
- the GRHPR gene encoding glyoxylate reductase/hydroxypyruvate reductase: MQELPAAPQLVSSTQLDSGLLRVCPKGQAQGPVCEPGGRSLGRPRPSEAPPCSRPRAAAGSGQSSRTATWVRLERLMKVFVTRRIPPEGRAALAQAADCDVEQWDSDEPIPSKELERGVVGAHGLLCLLSDRVDKKVLDAAGANLKVISTLSVGVDHLALDEIKKRGIRVGYTPDVLTDATAELAVSLLLTTCRRLPEAIGEVKNGGWTSWKPLWMCGYGLTQSTVGIVGLGRIGQAIARRLKPFGVQRFLYTGRQPKPQEAAEFQAEFVSAPELAAESDFVVVSCALTPATKGLCNKDFFQKMKGTAVFVNISRGDVVNQDDLYQALASGQIAAAGLDVTTPEPLPTDHPLLSLKNCVILPHIGSATYKTRNTMSLLAANNLLAGLRGEPMPSELKL, encoded by the exons ATGCAAGAGCTGCCTGCAGCCCCTCAGCTGGTGTCTAGCACACAGCTGGATTCAGGCCTCCTGAGAGTGTGCCCCAAAGGCCAGGCTCAGGGCCCGGTCTGTGAGCCCGGAGGCCGCAGCCTGGGACG gccccgcccctccgagGCCCCGCCCTGCTCCCGTCCCCGCGCCGCGGCAGGTTCCGGTCAGAGTTCCAGAACGGCGACCTGGGTGAGGCTGGAGCGACTCATGAAGGTGTTCGTCACCCGCAGGATCCCCCCCGAGGGCAGGGCCGCGCTCGCCCAGGCCGCAGA CTGTGacgtggagcagtgggactcagATGAGCCCAtccccagcaaggagctggagcgcGGCGTGGTGGGGGCCCACGgcctgctctgcctcctctctgacCGCGTGGACAAGAAGGTTCTGGACGCTGCAG GAGCCAACCTCAAAGTCATCAGCACGCTGTCCGTGGGGGTTGACCACTTGGCTTTGGATGAGATCAAGAAGCG CGGAATCAGAGTGGGCTACACCCCAGACGTCCTGACCGACGCCACCGCTGAACTCGCGGTCTCCCTGCTGCTCACCACCTGCCGCCGGCTGCCCGaagccattggggaagtgaagaA CGGCGGCTGGACCTCGTGGAAACCCCTGTGGATGTGCGGCTACGGACTGACGCAGAGCACGGTCGGCATCGTGGGGCTGGGCCGCATAG GCCAGGCCATTGCTCGGCGTCTGAAACCCTTTGGCGTCCAGAGGTTTTTATACACCGGGCGGCAGCCCaagccccaggaagcagcagaattCCAGGCTGAGTTTG tGTCCGCCCCAGAGCTAGCCGCAGAGTCGGACTTCGTGGTTGTGTCCTGTGCCCTCACGCCAGCGACCAAGGGGCTGTGCAACAAGGACTTCTTCCAGAAGATGAAGGGCACGGCCGTGTTCGTCAACATCAGCAG GGGAGACGTCGTGAACCAGGATGATCTGTATCAGGCCTTGGCCAGTGGTCAGATTGCAGCTGCTGGGCTGGACGTGACGACCCCCGAACCTCTGCCTACGGACCACCCCCTCCTGTCCCTGAAGAACTGTG tGATCCTGCCCCACATTGGCAGTGCAACCTACAAGACTCGCAACACCATGTCCTTGTTGGCAGCTAACAACCTGCTGGCTGGCCTGAGAGGGGAGCCAATGCCCAGTGAACTCAAGCTGTAG